One stretch of Coregonus clupeaformis isolate EN_2021a unplaced genomic scaffold, ASM2061545v1 scaf1206, whole genome shotgun sequence DNA includes these proteins:
- the LOC121573906 gene encoding transforming growth factor beta activator LRRC32, giving the protein MGAYLWLVLAIVSDVAASLLHPSRQLSPCQVVQNDVYCNDLNLRTVPAKLPHGIQKLDLSRNLLQNLTQEVLSIYTTVHHLNLHSNKIQFIQPGLFKDMTNLQVLDLSSNYLDVFAVSKTSIGPLAAVDRLDLSGNGLYTGMTDFFLSEAPALMNLSLNGNSITKVGKETFCGSLALRNIDLHNNVILEIEDGAFDSLIHLSELDLSINSITCITDFNLSQLKVLNLSRNSMECFQTTDSDLEYELLYLDLRENKIHYFPVLPRRNKLMYLDLSRNRLMSINTTGTADELEHFRDTFVPHTQSGGTSRHQDFSRLMYLDMSYNQINSIPQSFFCSMVSLEHLNISNNCIGAFSVDQESPLNSLKTLDLSYNALQNLTFGENTLWSLQELFLQGNVLSNMDSGTFQRLPSIRGLHLQQNYLKVCPSQQKPPQTDHNSQDPSGCVSLEFIPSLHFLYLSGNSLEVLPPYAFNGTTLRLLDLSLNPGLDVHQNSFSGLETSLTHLSLRENHITDLNTDLSLLSSLKFVDLSTNKLSALPLWNKESSIESLNLQNNNLVTLEYNTVLVLERTLKTLYIGSNPLSCCSNPRFLDMLKRSDVVVPDIATVTCQYMENSELVELNIGSVTQEQCQKLDSKSVSIIVIVVMALVLIAVLVVLSKVCHPRRRKLNSSFRA; this is encoded by the exons ATGGGAGCCTACCTCTGGCTGGTCCTGGCCATTGTCAGTGATGTGGCAGCATCCTTGTTACATCCCTCACGCCAGCTCTCCCCCTGCCAAGTG GTACAGAATGATGTGTACTGCAACGATCTGAACCTGAGGACCGTTCCGGCCAAGCTTCCCCATGGCATCCAAAAGCTGGACCTGTCTCGGAACCTTCTACAAAACCTTACCCAAGAGGTTCTATCAATCTACACCACCGTTCATCATCTGAACCTCCACTCCAACAAGATCCAGTTCATCCAGCCGGGTCTGTTCAAAGACATGACCAATCTGCAAGTGCTGGACCTCTCCAGTAATTACTTGGATGTTTTTGCTGTTTCGAAAACCAGCATTGGGCCTCTTGCGGCCGTGGACAGGCTTGACCTCTCAGGTAATGGCCTGTACACAGGGATGACCGACTTCTTTCTCAGTGAAGCCCCAGCACTCATGAACCTTTCTCTGAATGGCAATAGTATCACCAAAGTGGGCAAGGAAACCTTTTGCGGATCTTTGGCCTTGAGAAACATTGACCTTCACAACAACGTCATCTTAGAGATCGAGGATGGAGCATTTGACTCGCTGATCCATCTGTCCGAGCTTGATTTGTCCATTAACTCCATCACTTGCATCACTGACTTTAACCTTTCCCAATTGAAGGTGCTAAACCTCAGTAGGAACAGCATGGAGTGCTTCCAAACCACAGACTCAGACCTAGAGTACGAGCTCCTCTACCTCGACCTGAGGGAAAACAAGATCCACTACTTCCCCGTTCTCCCAAGAAGAAACAAGCTCATGTACCTGGATTTGTCCAGGAACCGCCTGATGAGCATCAACACCACGGGGACAGCGGATGAGCTGGAGCACTTCAGAGACACGTTTGTACCTCACACACAGTCAGGTGGAACCAGCCGACACCAGGACTTCTCAAGGCTTATGTACCTTGACATGAGCTACAACCAGATCAACAGCATACCGCAGTCTTTCTTCTGCAGCATGGTGTCCCTTGAGCACCTCAACATCAGTAATAATTGTATTGGGGCCTTTTCTGTAGACCAGGAGAGCCCTCTGAACTCTCTGAAGACCCTGGACCTGAGTTACAATGCCCTACAGAACCTCACGTTTGGGGAGAACACCCTATGGTCACTGCAGGAACTCTTCTTACAAGGGAACGTTCTCAGCAACATGGACTCTGGAACGTTCCAAAGATTGCCCAGCATCAGAGGCCTTCACCTCCAGCAGAACTACCTGAAAGTCTGCCCCTCACAGCAAAAACCACCACAGACAGACCACAACTCTCAGGATCCCTCAGGCTGTGTCTCCTTAGAATTCATACCAAGCTTGCACTTCTTGTACCTCTCTGGAAACAGTCTTGAAGTTCTTCCACCGTATGCCTTCAATGGCACCACGCTCAGGTTGCTGGACCTGTCCCTAAACCCAGGCTTGGATGTTCACCAAAATTCTTTCTCTGGTCTGGAGACCTCCCTAACTCACCTATCACTGAGAGAGAACCACATCACAGACCTGAACACAGACCTTTCCCTGCTAAGCAGTCTCAAATTCGTGGACCTGTCCACCAACAAGCTGAGCGCTCTCCCCCTGTGGAACAAGGAGTCCTCCATCGAGTCCCTGAACCTGCAGAACAACAACCTAGTCACCCTGGAGTACAACACAGTCCTGGTTCTGGAGCGGACGCTCAAAACCCTTTACATTGGCTCGAACCCTCTCAGTTGCTGTAGCAACCCCCGCTTCCTCGACATGCTCAAACGCTCCGATGTGGTCGTCCCGGACATCGCCACAGTAACCTGCCAGTACATGGAGAACTCAGAGCTAGTGGAGTTGAACATTGGGAGCGTGACGCAGGAGCAGTGTCAGAAGCTGGACAGTAAGAGCGTTAGCATCATCGTCATTGTGGTGATGGCTTTGGTGCTGATCGCGGTGCTGGTGGTGCTCTCCAAGGTGTGCCACCCCAGGAGGCGCAAGCTCAACAGTAGCTTCAGGGCCTGA